Below is a genomic region from Paludicola sp. MB14-C6.
GCGACTGTAATAACGTATGTAACTGATGGTTATATTCATAAGTCAGTTGTGAATTATTTGGACAGTAAGAATGTAAATCAGGTAGAAAGCTTAATTCTTTTACAAGACAATACAAAGAAAATAGAGGATATTGCATATCTTATGAAAACGAAAAAGGTATCAACCGTCATGATAAACGAACAGAATCAGTTGATAGATTATTTTCAATTAAATAATCCTCAAAAGAGTAACTTACTCTTACTAAATCGAAATTATCGAGTAAAAGCCAATGAGTTAATGTGGTTTGATGTTGTTTCTCAAGATAAGGAACAGTCCGTTTTATTGAATATGGGTAAGCGGAGAATAGGTATTACCAATAGCGGAAAATTTGCACAAAATAATCCAGCTGAAATCCTTTATTTTTCACAAAAAAATATTACAAGAATTGAGCAATTTTCTTCAAAATATGTTATACTCATAGATAGATGCAAAAAATCAGCCAAAGTATCCAAGAAGCAATGTTTTGATGCATATGAAAATAGCTTGGAACTTACGGTAAATAAAAATGGAACCTATAAAATAAGGAAGTGAACTTGTGCCAAAATTAAATGAAACTGAATTAAAACAAAGAATAGCTCAAGGGCAGCTTGCGAACATCTTTTTTTTATATGGACAAGAAGATTTTTTTGTATCAAAATATGCAAAAGAAATTATCGATAAAGTAGTTGCAAAACAGTTTGAAAGTTTTAATTTGAACTGGTTTCATGGGGACAAGCTTTCTTTGGATGAGTTAGAAGACGCAATAGAATCGCTTCCGATGATGGCAGATAGAAAATGCGTAGTTGTACAGAATTTAGATATTGATGGATTGTCTAAATCTGATTATGAGAAGCTAAATGAATTATTAAAGTCGCCAAATGAGATGACAGTTGTTGTGTTCTTTGCAAATAAAATTCAATATGATGTGAAAAAGTCATCTCGTGTAAAGACCTTTTTGAATTTTGTTCAAAAAGATGGAATTGTTTGCGAGTTTACAATAAAAGATAAATCAACTTTAAAAAGAGAATTATGTAGTAGAGCCAAAAAGGAATCGGTTGAATTGGATATGCCAATTGCTGAGTATTTCATTGATCGTTGCTCTATGAATTATGGAATTCTAATTAAAGAATTAGATAAGTTAATACATTATGTTAAAGGCATGAATCAAGGCTTTGAAATTACGAAAAAAGCTATTGATTTATGCTGTATTCCAACAATTGAATCCAATGCATTTAAACTCTCTAATGCCATCGTGCAAAAAAATTACGAAAAGGCATTTTTACTATTGGATGAATTGTTCTATCAGCGACAAGAGCCGTTAGCCATTTTAGGCGCATTGGATATGTGCTTTTATGATCTATATCGTGCTAAGGTAGCAATTGAATCTGGAAAGACAGCAGAAGAAGTTCAATCAGATTTCGGATATTCTCCAACTCGAAGCTTTGCAATCAGAAATGCTTTTCGAGATGCACGGGCGAGCTCAACTGTACAAATACGCCGCTATATCAATATTTTAGCGGAAACCGATTATAAATTGAAATCATCCAAAGCGGATCAGCAATTACTTTTAGAACAGATGATTGCAAAAATGATATAAGCGGTAATATTATTGTAAGAAATATTGCAGTTTTATGCTCTTAATATATTATGGGGGAAAGAGCTAAGGATGGAAAAATTATTGATAAAACAAGCTATCATAGTAGAAGGCAAATATGATAGAATGAGGCTGAAAGAATTAGTAGACGCAACAATTATAACTTCAGATGGATTTCGGATTTTTAAAGATAAAGAAAAGTGTGCAATGATTCGAGCAATTGCAAAGAAAGACGGTATTATTATCTTAACGGATTCTGATGTAGCGGGATTTCGCTTGCGTTCTTTTTTGCGTTCGGTTGTTCAAGATGGAAAAATATTGAATATCTATATTCCGCAAGTTGAGGGAAAAGAGAAACGCAAAGAAATTGCTTCAAAAGAAGGTCTCCTTGGAGTAGAGGGGATCGGCGTTAATACTTTGCGTAAATTATTTCAAGATGCTGGGATTATGGATCAACAAAATGAGGCTGTCAAACAGACCATTACCAAGAAGCATTTTTACGAGGACGGTTTAATCGGTCAACAAGATTCGAAGCAAAAAAGGTTGGCT
It encodes:
- the holA gene encoding DNA polymerase III subunit delta, producing the protein MPKLNETELKQRIAQGQLANIFFLYGQEDFFVSKYAKEIIDKVVAKQFESFNLNWFHGDKLSLDELEDAIESLPMMADRKCVVVQNLDIDGLSKSDYEKLNELLKSPNEMTVVVFFANKIQYDVKKSSRVKTFLNFVQKDGIVCEFTIKDKSTLKRELCSRAKKESVELDMPIAEYFIDRCSMNYGILIKELDKLIHYVKGMNQGFEITKKAIDLCCIPTIESNAFKLSNAIVQKNYEKAFLLLDELFYQRQEPLAILGALDMCFYDLYRAKVAIESGKTAEEVQSDFGYSPTRSFAIRNAFRDARASSTVQIRRYINILAETDYKLKSSKADQQLLLEQMIAKMI
- a CDS encoding toprim domain-containing protein; the protein is MEKLLIKQAIIVEGKYDRMRLKELVDATIITSDGFRIFKDKEKCAMIRAIAKKDGIIILTDSDVAGFRLRSFLRSVVQDGKILNIYIPQVEGKEKRKEIASKEGLLGVEGIGVNTLRKLFQDAGIMDQQNEAVKQTITKKHFYEDGLIGQQDSKQKRLALLEYLNLPNYLTTNSILEIINRLMTKEEYDNYIQKGNSK